The Nycticebus coucang isolate mNycCou1 chromosome 2, mNycCou1.pri, whole genome shotgun sequence genome includes a window with the following:
- the ADGRD2 gene encoding LOW QUALITY PROTEIN: adhesion G-protein coupled receptor D2 (The sequence of the model RefSeq protein was modified relative to this genomic sequence to represent the inferred CDS: inserted 1 base in 1 codon) produces the protein MAPWGSCILYLLIRSVSGTPSNSPGESKNPWATAPVAPGEVVETAGGVCKFPGQWLSWWQAQESCEQQFGHLAWQPPDGVLAARLRDPVWVGQREVPLQRPPQRRTRTTATLVFRERTVDRAARLRTPLPALRALTACAHVQWDTASPDTATLFSVAVPMQANALQLRAFVGGGSAVRAALVVRGHHGPFLDAFRADSRWHHVCATWEQRGGRWALFADGRRRAGARGLGAGHSLPPGGILVLGQDQDSLGGGFSARDAFSGNLTDFHLWARTLSPAQLHQAQACAPPPGDLLFRWDLGALDVTPSMLPTVLVRFLCPVPSEECPTWNPGPHTQGSELCLQPRPFLCCYRPETYWQLQDARSWPGQDVISRVNALANATVLLPYPLSEAHGILSLAEASRFLSTLERVLVKEAAPLGPAALLAVVHFLKRVTALGAGEPEPLTGPWEQLGQGVMSVASLVLEEQVAGAWLSISEVVGGPMALVAIVQRLAPLLSTMLTSERPQIHMQYHHAGLKVQSLRLQEASMGGYVFTMPGGHPEGPGHIHIPAGEVRRLLAKGLSGVYVVHSWFTSSIFQNALGGPGLQPQASDSLDQASKVQRFLSTQLGSAIISSEVWDVTGEVSTAVTFHLQHQAQGLLFPPHXPSPDTGGAWATSGCSVAALYQNSATCFCNHSTNFAILLQVYEVQRSPEEESLLRTLSFVGCGVSFCALATTFLLFLAAGVPKSERTTVHKNLTFSLASAEGFLMASEWAKANKVACVAVTAAMHLLFLVAFSWMLVEGLLLWTKVVAVNMRPGPRMRLYYVTGWGMPVGIMAITLATSPHDYVAPGHCWLNVHTDTIWAFVGPVLFVLTVNTCILVRVVMVTVSSARHRTRMLSPQPCLQQQVRIQIWATVKPVLVLLPVLGLTWLVGILVHRGPAWSYAAVGLNALQGPYIFLVYAACNGEVWSALQRMTKKKAAEGPMAPESPQPSPPLQNPRDRLWS, from the exons ATGGCCCCCTGGGGCTCCTGCATCCTCTACCTTCTG ATCAGGAGTGTCTCTGGGACTCCGTCCAACTCTCCAGGTGAATCAAAGAACCCTTGGGCTACAG CCCCGGTGGCCCCTGGTGAGGTGGTGGAGACTGCAGGTGGGGTGTGCAAGTTCCCTGGACAGTGGCTGAGCTGGTGGCAGGCCCAAGAGTCCTGTGAGCAGCAGTTTGGCCACCTAGCATGGCAGCCTCCCGATGGGGTTCTTGCTGCAAGGCTACGCGACCCGGTCTGGGTGGGCCAAAGAGAGGTTCCTCTGCAGAGACCCCCACAGAGGC GCACGCGCACCACGGCCACGCTGGTGTTCCGCGAAAGGACTGTGGACAGAGCAGCACGACTGCGGACACCCCTGCCCGCGCTGAGAGCGCTGACCGCCTGCGCGCACGTGCAGTGGGACACCGCCTCGCCCGACACAGCCACGCTGTTCTCTGTTGCTGTGCCCATGCAGGCCAACGCGCTGCAGCTGCGCGCCTTTGTCGGGGGAGGCAGCGCGGTGCGTGCTGCGTTGGTAGTGCGCGGGCACCACGGGCCCTTCCTCGACGCCTTCCGCGCCGACAGCCGCTGGCACCACGTGTGCGCCACTTGGGAGCAGCGTGGCGGGCGCTGGGCACTGTTCGCAGACGGGCGGCGGCGAGCTGGGGCGCGAGGACTGGGCGCCGGCCACTCGCTGCCCCCCGGTGGCATCCTGGTGCTGGGCCAGGATCAGGACTCCCTCGGCGGCGGCTTCTCCGCGCGTGACGCCTTCAGCGGGAATCTCACCGACTTCCACCTGTGGGCTCGGACGCTGAGCCCAGCACAGCTGCACCAGGCACAAGCCTGCGCGCCGCCCCCGGGCGACCTGCTCTTCCGCTGGGACCTGGGAGCCCTGGACGTCACGCCCTCGATGCTGCCCACCGTGCTGGTGCGCTTCCTCTGTCCCG TGCCCTCAGAGGAGTGCCCCACATGGAACCCAGGTCCTCACACCCAGGGCTCGGAGCTCTGCCTGCAGCCGCGGCCCTTCCTCTGCTGCTACCGCCCAG AGACCTATTGGCAGCTGCAGGATGCCCGGTCATGGCCTGGCCAGGATGTTATCAGCCGAGTTAATGCCTTGGCCAATGCTACTGTG CTCCTTCCATATCCCCTCTCTGAAGCCCACGGAATCCTGTCCCTGGCTGAGGCCTCCCGCTTCCTGAGCACCCTGGAGAGAGTCCTGGTGAAGGAGGCGGCTCCACTGGGACCAGCTGCACTGCTGGCTGTTGTGCATTTCCTGAAGAGGGTGACAGCCCTCGGGGCTGGGGAACCAGAGCCCTTGACGGGGCCTTGGGAGCAGCTGGGCCAGGGTGTCATGTCTGTGGCCAGCCTGGTCCTAGAGGAGCAGGTGGCTGGCGCATGGCTGTCCATCAGTGAG GTGGTTGGCGGACCTATGGCCCTGGTGGCCATCGTGCAGCGCCTGGCACCCCTGCTGAGCACCATGCTGACCTCAGAGCGGCCCCAAATACACATGCAGTACCACCATGCTG GCCTCAAGGTGCAGAGCCTACGCCTGCAGGAGGCCAGCATGGGAGGCTACGTATTCACAATGCCTGGTGGGCATCCAGAGGGGCCCGGCCACATTCACATCCCTGCTGGTGAAGTGAGGCGACTGCTCGCGAAAG GCCTTTCAGGAGTCTACGTGGTGCACAGCTGGTTCACCTCAAGTATATTCCAGAATGCCCTGGGGGGCCCTGGCCTACAGCCCCAGGCCTCTGATAGCTTGGACCAAGCAAGCAAGGTACAGAG GTTCCTAAGCACCCAGCTGGGGTCAGCCATCATCTCCTCTGAGGTATGGGATGTCACTGGGGAGGTTAGCACAGCCGTGACCTTTCACCTGCAGCACCAGGCCCAG GGCCTTCTGTTCCCTCCCC CCCCAAGCCCAGACACAGGGGGAGCCTGGGCCACCAGCGGCTGCTCTGTGGCCGCCTTGTACCAGAACTCGGCCACCTGCTTCTGCAATCACAGCACCAACTTTGCCATCCTGTTGCAGGTGTACGAGGTCCAG AGAAGTCCTGAGGAGGAGTCGCTGCTGAGGACTCTGTCATTTGTGGGCTGTGGCGTGTCCTTCTGTGCTCTTGCCACTACCTTCTTGCTCTTCCTGGCGGCCGG GGTCCCCAAGTCGGAGCGAACCACAGTCCACAAGAACCTCACCTTCTCCCTGGCCTCTGCTGAGGGCTTCCTCATGGCCAGCGAGTGGGCAAAGGCCAACAAG GTGGCATGTGTGGCAGTCACAGCTGCAATGCACCTCCTCTTTTTGGTGGCATTCTCCTGGATGCTGGTGGAAGGACTCCTGCTGTGGACCAAGGTAGTGGCCGTGAACATGCGCCCAGGCCCCAGGATGAGGCTCTACTATGTCACAGGCTGGG gcATGCCTGTGGGCATCATGGCCATCACCCTGGCCACGTCCCCCCATGACTACGTGGCCCCTGGACACTGCTGGCTCAATGTGCACACAGACACCATCTGGGCCTTCGTGGGGCCTGTGCTCTTCGTGCTGACT GTCAACACTTGCATCCTGGTGCGTGTGGTGATGGTCACCGTGTCCAGTGCCCGCCACCGTACCCGCATGCTGAGCCCACAGCCCTGCCTGCAGCAGCAGGTCAGGATCCAGATATG GGCCACAGTGAAGCCCGTGCTGGTTCTGCTGCCAGTCCTGGGCCTGACCTGGCTGGTTGGCATCCTGGTGCACCGCGGCCCTGCCTGGTCCTACGCTGCCGTGGGCCTCAACGCCCTCCAG GGGCCGTACATCTTCCTGGTCTATGCAGCCTGCAATGGGGAG GTGTGGAGCGCCCTGCAGAGGATGACTAAGAAGAAGGCAGCTGAG GGACCCATGGCCCCAGAATCCCCACAGCCTTCTCCTCCATTGCAGAACCCGAGAGACCG GCTGTGGAGCTGA